Proteins encoded within one genomic window of Lynx canadensis isolate LIC74 chromosome B4, mLynCan4.pri.v2, whole genome shotgun sequence:
- the LOC115517677 gene encoding uncharacterized protein LOC115517677 → MELPDPRRTLRRVALPERSSCRKRKYHPARAFVPAHSHSVWENHKETPRFAPGILASVIQAEWSTWHRVPTQTKTLPLSARWLSSFCRPGPPVLPRQEGQSACGPVLTYKAPHVTVSPPLPDSVWCVLQGPAQVSPPPGSPPARALETRLPKAVHLRGYLSRSSRVMLTTTTKWQSPPSACLVPGTVLSGSGARTSQISAQSGGR, encoded by the exons atggagcttcccGATCCACGGAGGACGTTGAGA CGCGTGGCTTTGCCAGAGAGGAGCTCCTGTCGGAAGAGGAAATACCACCCTGCCCG TGCTTTCGTTCCAGCCCATTCTCACTCTGTCTGGGAAAATCACAAGGAAACTCCACGTTTTGCTCCTGGAATTCTTGCCAGCGTGATTCAAGCCGAATGGAGCACATGGCACCGAGTTCCCACACAAACAAAGACGTTGCCACTTTCAGCGCGGtggctttcttccttctgccGGCCCGGGCCCCCCGTCTTGCCCAGGCAAGAGGGGCAGAGTGCATGCGGCCCGGTTCTCACCTACAAGGCCCCCCATG TGACTGTTTCCCCACCTCTGCCTGACTCAGTCTGGTGTGtccttcaaggcccagctcaagtgtctcctcctccaggaagccctcctgccAGGGCACTAGAG ACTCGGCTTCCTAAAGCAGTTCATCTACGCGGCTACTTGTCAAGATCTTCAAGGGTAATGTTAACTACGACCACCAAGTGGCAAAGCCCGCCCAGTGCCTGCCTGGTgccgggcactgttctaagcGGTTCAGGCGCACGGACGTCTCAGATCTCTGCACAATCAGGAGGAAGATGA